In Sulfurisphaera javensis, a single genomic region encodes these proteins:
- a CDS encoding sulfocyanin, translated as MNKLGIALLIIIFGGTAVMAGFIAYNFMIVTYPLPKSHAAVMLTTTTPTTTTSVTTTTTTTTTTTSVSLPPGAIKLPYNPSNHTVFLYIASLSTGSPFNFNGTSNGQLHIYIPAGWTVIVYYTNEESGLAHNFLIVQNDTATPNNANVAQDGKILLYVGTSSSSYESTGLISGQSASGTITLSPGYYWFCCGIAGHALAGMWGVIIVSSSVTVPYAITS; from the coding sequence ATGAATAAGCTAGGAATAGCATTACTTATTATTATATTTGGTGGAACAGCAGTAATGGCAGGATTTATAGCATATAACTTTATGATAGTCACATATCCATTACCTAAATCACATGCAGCAGTAATGTTAACTACAACTACTCCTACTACAACTACTTCTGTGACTACTACTACCACCACTACAACTACTACGACTTCTGTTTCCTTACCTCCTGGTGCTATTAAGTTACCTTATAATCCTAGTAATCATACTGTTTTCTTATATATAGCTTCCCTATCTACTGGTTCACCATTCAACTTTAATGGTACTTCTAATGGTCAATTGCATATTTACATTCCAGCTGGTTGGACTGTAATAGTTTATTATACTAATGAAGAGAGCGGTCTTGCACACAACTTCTTAATAGTACAAAATGATACAGCAACACCAAATAACGCCAATGTAGCTCAAGATGGCAAAATATTACTCTACGTAGGAACTAGCTCATCATCTTATGAATCCACAGGATTAATTAGTGGACAATCAGCAAGTGGAACAATAACACTATCACCCGGATACTACTGGTTCTGCTGTGGAATAGCAGGACATGCACTAGCAGGAATGTGGGGAGTAATAATAGTATCATCATCAGTAACAGTACCATACGCAATAACAAGCTAA
- the soxA gene encoding proton pump complex quinol oxidase subunit SoxA, with protein MSEHKRDWEKIWFIVMLVLVAAFTGYSYVSIITGSAATYRYGLPLASGVPKPLPNGTVIVYMLAVQWSWIPQNATEIIYLPNGSMENISVTSTVIGYVNGYPYIKVSPGQPILLVLYSNNVIHAFYLRLPHGPQNWNIVPGVNSYAFFYAPTTPGNYTFHCAEYCGIGHSYMYGYLWVM; from the coding sequence GTGAGTGAGCACAAGAGAGATTGGGAGAAAATATGGTTTATAGTTATGTTAGTTCTTGTAGCTGCTTTTACTGGATATAGCTATGTGAGTATAATAACTGGCTCTGCTGCTACATATAGGTACGGATTACCATTAGCTAGTGGTGTTCCTAAGCCTTTACCAAACGGTACAGTTATTGTTTATATGCTAGCTGTGCAATGGTCATGGATTCCACAAAATGCTACAGAAATAATTTATTTGCCAAATGGTAGTATGGAGAATATTAGTGTTACTTCTACAGTTATTGGGTATGTTAATGGTTATCCATATATTAAAGTAAGTCCCGGACAACCAATACTATTAGTACTTTATAGTAATAACGTGATACATGCTTTCTACCTTAGACTTCCTCATGGTCCTCAAAATTGGAATATAGTTCCTGGTGTCAATAGTTATGCATTTTTCTATGCTCCAACAACTCCGGGTAACTATACTTTCCACTGTGCAGAATATTGTGGTATAGGTCATTCATACATGTATGGTTATTTGTGGGTGATGTAA